The Agrobacterium larrymoorei genome includes the window CGCCTTTCGAGCCGGATGGACAGTTCCACGCCACCTCAGCGGCTATTGAATATGCCGTTCAGGTTCTGAAGGTGAAGGACATCGTGGTCATGGGCCATGGCCGCTGTGGCGGTATTCAGGCAGCGCTCGATCCGAATTTCGAATCGCTCTCTCCGGGCGATTTCATCGGTCGCTGGATGAACCTCGTAAAGTCGGCCGCGGAACAAATCCAGAGCAATGATGTGATGACGGCTGGAGAGCGCCAGACCGCGCTGGAGCGCGTTTCCATCCGCAACTCCATCAACAACCTGCGCGGCTTCCCCTTCGTCAAGGCGCAGGAGGCCGCAGGCAAGGTCAAGCTGCACGGCGCGTGGTTCGATATTTCGACCGGCGAATTGTGGGTGATGGACAAGTCCGGCGATTTCCGCCGCCCCACAGTGTAAGCTTACGCATCATCGGTAGATGAAAAAGACAAAGCCCGAAGATCGGTTTCGATCTTCGGGCTTTTGCTTGAATTAGAGCGTAATGCGCCGTGACGGCACGCCGAGCTTATTGGCCGTCGATTGCCTTGCCGATGTAAGCGATGGACTGCTGGTAGACGCTTGCCGCGTTCCAGCCCTGAATGGCTGAAAAATTCGTCTGGCCCTGCTGGTAGCCTGCACCGCGCTGCCAGCCGTGACCGACGAGGAAGTTCGCCGTCGAAGCAAGTGCATCGGCGCGCGAACCGACGAGATCGATACGTCCATCGCGGTCGAAGTCCACACCGTAACGAACTACGTTGAGAGGCAGGAACTGCGTCTGGCCGATTTCGCCATGGGCAGCACCCTTGGCGTTGACGTTGAGCGAGCCGTTACCGACGAGCTTCAGAGCGGCATAGAGCTGCTCGGTGAAATAATCCGAACGACGGCAATCGTAAGACAGCGTTGCGACGGCGGAGAGCGTATGCTGGTTGCCCATGAAGCCGCCAAAGCCGGTTTCCATGCCCCAGATCGCAAGCAGCGGACCGGCAGGAACACCGTAAGCGCGTTCGATATTGGCAAACAGCGCGGCGTTGTTCTTCTTCATTGCCTTGCCGCGCGAAATGATGGCCTGGCCACCGCGCTTCTGCATGAACTGGTCGAAGGAGAGCTTGAAGCTGTGCTGACCACGGTCGGCGCGAATGGTTGCCTGATTATAGGAGACACCAGAGAAGGCACGATCCAGAACCGAAGCGCTGACGCCGCGACCGACGGCCTCCTGCTTGAACGACTGCAACCAGTTGCCAAAACCTGCCGAGGTATTGCCGCACTGGGCTGCCATAACCGGCGCTGCCGCCAGAAATGCACTCGCTGCCGCGCCGATGGATAATGCCTTTATTGCCCGCATCAGAGTCTGCCTTTGATATATTGAGGGGGTTTGCCCTAGCCCTATTCGCCTTGTCAGCGAGAATTGAAGAGGCTCAAATTGCCTATCGTCTCTATAACCAGCAAATAAACTGGCCGTGATAAGCATCAAAATTATAAACCCGTCCATTCTCGAATGTAACGGACGGGTTATAGTTAAGTTTTGTTAAAAAAGCGTATCAGGCAGCAGCCTTGCGCGGCTTGATGAGGCCACGATTGACGAGCAGCTCTGCAATCTGGATGGCGTTCAGCGCGGCACCCTTGCGCAGGTTGTCGGAAACCACCCAGATGTTGAGACCGTTTTCGACAGTCGCGTCTTCGCGGATACGCGAAATATAGGTCGCATCTTCACCAGCGGATTCGACCGGCGTGATGTAGCCACCGTTTTCATGCTTGTCGATGAC containing:
- a CDS encoding lytic murein transglycosylase, with the translated sequence MRAIKALSIGAAASAFLAAAPVMAAQCGNTSAGFGNWLQSFKQEAVGRGVSASVLDRAFSGVSYNQATIRADRGQHSFKLSFDQFMQKRGGQAIISRGKAMKKNNAALFANIERAYGVPAGPLLAIWGMETGFGGFMGNQHTLSAVATLSYDCRRSDYFTEQLYAALKLVGNGSLNVNAKGAAHGEIGQTQFLPLNVVRYGVDFDRDGRIDLVGSRADALASTANFLVGHGWQRGAGYQQGQTNFSAIQGWNAASVYQQSIAYIGKAIDGQ
- a CDS encoding carbonic anhydrase; protein product: MKDFPEYLLNGYKNFMNGRYVDERERYRVLAETGQKPQTLFIACCDSRSAPETIFDCGPGELFVVRNVANMVPPFEPDGQFHATSAAIEYAVQVLKVKDIVVMGHGRCGGIQAALDPNFESLSPGDFIGRWMNLVKSAAEQIQSNDVMTAGERQTALERVSIRNSINNLRGFPFVKAQEAAGKVKLHGAWFDISTGELWVMDKSGDFRRPTV